From Drosophila suzukii chromosome 2R, CBGP_Dsuzu_IsoJpt1.0, whole genome shotgun sequence, a single genomic window includes:
- the LOC108008543 gene encoding tol-Pal system protein TolA — translation MRMREFLAMCLLFHYATGHIVIKRHCRLHKRMVNPHELLNDFAAIKGAGSGGCAQKNTGRSANHVAGFYETGGSMPGTGTGAESKPKASSDKGCDVNTKCDIKSVITPGDPKQKSSMIAMKAAQDAKAASEAQSAAGQAAAHHIKLELAEKAFQSAKAAEAALMGKQMMVDQLEQEVQEADAVVEEETNSIHHTEANMNAAVDAVKVATQQFETISELQKTAKEVLANIQAVALGTQQEMAAKTQLLEAARNRMGLLQKQLLSAHDDYEKTKQAAYKAACAAVEAKQRAGPAFSSYYIF, via the exons ATGCGAATGCGAGAATTTTTGGCTATGTGCCTGCTGTTTCACTACGCCACCGGCCACATTGTGATCAAG AGACACTGCCGCCTGCACAAACGGATGGTCAATCCGCATGAGCTTTTGAATGATTTTGCAGCCATCAAGGGAGCAGGATCCGGCGGATGTGCTCAAAAGAATACTGGAAGATCAGCAAATCATGTAGCTGGTTTCTACGAAACGGGAGGTTCAATGCCAGGCACGGGAACGGGAGCAGAATCCAAACCCAAGGCTTCCTCCGACAAGGGCTGTGATGTCAACACAAAGTGCGATATAAAGTCGGTAATCACGCCCGGTGATCCCAAGCAGAAGTCCTCCATGATAGCCATGAAAGCTGCCCAGGATGCCAAGGCGGCCAGTGAGGCACAATCGGCGGCTGGCCAGGCGGCAGCCCATCATATCAAACTGGAGCTGGCGGAGAAGGCCTTCCAGTCGGCCAAGGCCGCCGAGGCTGCCCTGATGGGCAAACAGATGATGGTCGATCAGCTGGAGCAGGAGGTCCAGGAAGCGGATGCCGTCGTGGAGGAGGAGACCAACTCCATCCACCACACGGAGGCCAATATGAATGCCGCCGTGGATGCGGTGAAAGTGGCCACCCAGCAGTTCGAGACCATCAGCGAGCTGCAGAAGACCGCCAAGGAGGTTCTGGCCAATATTCAGGCGGTGGCCCTGGGCACGCAGCAGGAAATGGCCGCCAAGACGCAGCTCCTCGAGGCCGCTCGCAACCGGATGGGCCTTCTCCAGAAACAACTGCTGAGTGCCCACGACGATTACGAGAAGACCAAGCAGGCGGCCTACAAGGCAGCCTGTGCCGCCGTGGAGGCCAAACAGAGGGCCGGTCCCGCCTTCTCttcatattatattttttaa
- the LOC108008545 gene encoding uncharacterized protein: MSAIKGSFRGNSSQSKPITSTEMKCLLVTIAWMISCSSVSALVHYVKLEKGEKGCKSPKGTEMAVGDIEQDDKSCGAYTCQSTEGDAFVHFCQIPATFAECVETAVLTNVDFPQCCWTCAAWTKCDGSGGDGAAGGGEAGGAGEGEAGGGDGAEGAEGEAPAAEGRRAGGKNVKAPDTTTIIRDTTTERVKTRTKGKGGSKRSTTKPDESEFPEENLNIKFGGGSPISKFGEDSI; this comes from the exons ATGAGTGCTATAAAAGGTTCATTCAGGGGGAATAGTTCCCAAAGTAAGCCCATTACTTCAACTGAGATGAAGTGCCTCCTGGTAACGATTGCCTGGATGATCAGTTGCTCCAGCGTGAGTGCCCTAGTGCACTATGTAAAACTGGAGAAAGGCG AAAAGGGCTGCAAGTCGCCTAAAGGTACAGAGATGGCTGTGGGTGATATCGAGCAGGATGATAAGAGTTGCGGAGCTTATACGTGCCAAAGTACGGAAGGAGATGCTTTTGTCCACTT TTGTCAGATACCGGCCACTTTTGCTGAGTGTGTTGAAACTGCCGTCCTGACGAATGTGGATTTTCCGCAATGCTGCTGGACATGTGCCGCATGGACGAAATGCGATGGATCTGGTGGTGATGGTGCTGCTGGAGGAGGAGAAGCGGGAGGTGCTGGCGAGGGTGAAGCCGGAGGAGGCGATGGGGCAGAAGGGGCTGAAGGAGAAGCTCCTGCTGCAGAGGGCCGTAGAGCAGGTGGTAAAAATGTTAAAGCTCCTGATACTACCACTATCATAAGGGATACTACAACGGAAAGGGTGAAAACCCGCACCAAGGGAAAAGGAGGCTCCAAAAGAAGCACTACCAAACCGGATGAATCTGAGTTTCCCGAAGAAAACTTAAATATTAAGTTTGGCGGTGGATCCCCAATCTCCAAGTTCGGTGAGGACAGCATATAA
- the LOC108008544 gene encoding uncharacterized protein, translating to MISLEIGLVLLGFLVPYGHGLVHFEKLQPGEDGGCKGKTGNALKVGETEKDENTCGVYVCQNDKGDALIHYCQLPATFQECSDEGVSTVLPFPECCWICVEWEDCDEGGEGAGGEGDGGGGGGGEGGDGGGEEAGEEAAEEAAEDAGERKEEKEEKEEGGEEAKEEGGEAEERRKYKHKLF from the exons ATGATTAGTTTGGAGATTGGACTGGTCCTACTGGGATTTTTAGTGCCATATGGACATGGCCTTGTGCACTTCGAGAAACTTCAACCTGGAG aGGATGGTGGTTGCAAGGGCAAAACGGGCAATGCTTTGAAGGTGGGAGAAACGGAAAAGGACGAAAATACCTGTGGAGTTTACGTTTGTCAGAACGACAAGGGTGATGCCTTGATCCACTA CTGCCAATTACCGGCTACATTTCAGGAGTGCTCCGATGAAGGGGTCTCCACCGTACTCCCATTTCCCGAGTGCTGTTGGATCTGCGTGGAGTGGGAGGATTGCGATGAGGGTGGAGAAGGAGCAGGCGGAGAAGGTGatggaggtggtggtggtggtggggaAGGTGGTGATGGAGGTGGTGAGGAAGCAGGTGAAGAGGCAGCTGAAGAAGCAGCTGAAGACGCGGGTGAGCGAAAAGAAGAAAAGGAAGAAAAGGAAGAAGGTGGTGAGGAGGCCAAAGAAGAAGGCGGAGAAGCCGAAGAAAGGCGAAAATACAAACATAAACTATTCTAG